From Coffea arabica cultivar ET-39 chromosome 2e, Coffea Arabica ET-39 HiFi, whole genome shotgun sequence, the proteins below share one genomic window:
- the LOC113728707 gene encoding uncharacterized protein: MAKGVTSEPERIASSNLNNKPRYSKQHTPSSSSKISQFLHYSPKLSIYLLVTFTFLLILFQIQSLQIPSQPPTTNSWTFMRRWQNVINNTNLSTLAKQYCAQDLESTASKLRDAVTFLPLKDLRYTSSAQQGHTWFMSSMYDTHEEGEVQYQQFPSEASKGRLLCLKGRDTHEGAWNSYALAWPDTLPHNATLLKGVTFVSYNHYNYDNIWHGLSAMVPFVAWHIKNGCAAPTRWVLYHWGELRMKMGPWLRALMEATFGEPLYIEGFTHDQEVGGPDDHGNNDDDDDENPFCFEEAVVMRHNEGGMSRQRRIEVYDLLRCKARIYCNVSIEGRNAEVDEKAGVPVIGMTMFMRTGARSFRNPSAVIAIFEKECNKVEACRFRVAYSNNLTFCEQVKLMSSTDILISPHGAQLTNMFLMDRNSSVLEFFPKGWLKLAGVGQYVYHWIASWSGMKHQGAWRDPDGEKCPYPEDDRRCMSIFKSGLIGHNQTYFSEWARNVLDDVKMRKMEELACLMNEEKQHQHQNCYC; encoded by the exons ATGGCTAAGGGAGTAACCTCAGAACCAGAAAGAATCGCCAGCTCCAACCTAAACAACAAACCTCGTTACTCAAAGCAACATACCCCAAGTAGTAGCAGTAAAATCTCACAATTTCTTCACTACTCACCAAAGCTCTCTATTTACCTCCTAGTCACCTTCACCTTCCTCCTCATTCTCTTCCAAATCCAATCCTTGCAGATCCCATCGCAGCCCCCGACTACAAACTCCTGGACATTCATGCGCAGATGGCAAAATGTAATCAACAACACAAACTTATCAACTTTAGCCAAGCAATACTGCGCCCAAGATCTCGAATCCACGGCCTCGAAGCTTCGTGACGCGGTCACTTTCCTCCCGCTAAAGGACTTGCGTTACACGAGCTCGGCCCAGCAAGGCCACACGTGGTTCATGAGCTCCATGTACGATACACACGAGGAAGGTGAAGTCCAGTACCAACAATTCCCATCAGAGGCATCAAAAGGAAGACTTTTATGCCTCAAAGGTCGAGATACACATGAGGGTGCATGGAATTCCTATGCGCTTGCATGGCCTGATACTCTACCCCACAATGCCACCCTCCTGAAAGGGGTCACCTTCGTCTCGTACAACCACTACAACTACGACAACATTTGGCACGGCCTCTCGGCCATGGTGCCATTCGTAGCGTGGCATATCAAGAACGGTTGTGCAGCGCCGACGCGGTGGGTTTTGTACCACTGGGGTGAGCTGAGGATGAAAATGGGGCCCTGGTTGAGGGCTTTAATGGAAGCTACGTTCGGCGAACCGCTTTATATTGAAGGGTTTACTCATGATCAGGAGGTAGGAGGGCCTGATGATCATGGTAATAATGATGACGATGATGATGAAAATCCATTTTGTTTTGAGGAAGCGGTGGTGATGAGACACAATGAAGGTGGGATGTCGAGGCAGAGGAGAATTGAGGTGTATGATCTGCTGAGGTGCAAGGCTAGGATTTACTGCAACGTGAGCATAGAGGGGAGGAATGCCGAGGTTGATGAAAAGGCGGGTGTACCGGTGATTGGAATGACTATGTTCATGAGGACTGGAGCTAGATCATTCAGGAATCCTTCTGCTGTTATTGCCATCTTTGAGAAGGAATGCAACAAGGTTGAGGCCTGCCGATTCAGGGTTGCTTATTCCAATAATCTCACATTCTGTGAGCAG GTGAAACTGATGAGTTCAACAGACATTTTAATCTCTCCACATGGGGCACAATTAACGAACATGTTCTTGATGGATAGAAACAGCAGCGTCTTGGAATTCTTCCCCAAAGGATGGCTAAAACTTGCTGGAGTAGGGCAATACGTCTACCACTGGATTGCTAGCTGGTCAGGGATGAAGCACCAGGGCGCATGGCGAGACCCTGATGGCGAAAAATGTCCCTATCCCGAAGATGACAGGCGCTGCATGTCCATCTTTAAGAGTGGCCTAATCGGCCATAACCAGACCTACTTTTCCGAATGGGCTAGAAATGTTCTCGACGATGTCAAGATGAGGAAGATGGAGGAATTAGCCTGCCTCATGAATGAAGAAAAACAGCACCAACACCAAAACTGCTATTGTTAG